The sequence TCCGGCGGCGGGCTCGACTGCTTCCTCGCCGCCGGGGAGGTGGGGCCCACCGGCCGCGTCATCGGCCTCGACATGACCGGCGCCATGCTCGAGAAGGCCGAGGCCGCCCGCCGCGCCCTCGGCCTCGCCCACGTCGAGTTCCGCCGGGGCGAGATGGAAGCCATGCCCCTCGCGAGCGCGGCCGTCGACATCATCATCAGCAACTGCGCCGTCAACCTCTCCCCCGACAAGGCCGCCGTCTTCCGCGAGGCCTTCCGCGTCCTCAGGCCCGGCGGCCGCCTCGCCCTCTCCGACGTCCTCCGCACCGGCGAGGGAGGCGGGGGCTCCATGGAGGAATGGTGCGCCTGCATCGCCGGCGCCCTCACCCCCGGGGAGTTCCTCGAAGGCCTCCGCGCCGCCGGCTTCGAGCAGGCCCAAATCGCCGAGAGAAAACCCTATATCGCGGAAGGCCACGAGAGCATGGTCATCACCGCCGAGAAGCCGGGGTAGGGAGGAACCGGCACCCTCTCCTGGGGGAGGGGGTGAGGGGGGATTGTGGCAGGATTCAAAGAATCAATGGGACGGCCCGTGCGCACCCCGGCGGCAGTGAGGTGCGACTCGATCATGATCAACCTCAGAATCGCGTGTGGGTCGATCTCTTGAAATTCGGCCGACAACTCTAGAGCCACTCGGCTGTACTCCTCGAGAATCCCGGGGCTTGTGGCAATCTCGAGCCGGCCCTGCCGCCAGGCGTCCAGAATCTCGTAGGGGTAGCCGGCGAAAAAGATCCCGGAGATGAGGACGTTCGTGTCGAGAACGATCCTCACTTCCGGGCACGGACCCGCGATACAGCGGCAGCAACGTCACGCTTGCGCAACCCCGACCGCCGCGCCTGCGTTCTCGCCTGGGCAATCAGGCGATCGAAGTCTCCCATGGACGGCG comes from Candidatus Tectomicrobia bacterium and encodes:
- a CDS encoding methyltransferase domain-containing protein is translated as MGTGASNIARIGYDPARAAALPAPVLAASAGCGNPLARARPRPGETVLDLGSGGGLDCFLAAGEVGPTGRVIGLDMTGAMLEKAEAARRALGLAHVEFRRGEMEAMPLASAAVDIIISNCAVNLSPDKAAVFREAFRVLRPGGRLALSDVLRTGEGGGGSMEEWCACIAGALTPGEFLEGLRAAGFEQAQIAERKPYIAEGHESMVITAEKPG
- a CDS encoding PIN domain-containing protein is translated as MRIVLDTNVLISGIFFAGYPYEILDAWRQGRLEIATSPGILEEYSRVALELSAEFQEIDPHAILRLIMIESHLTAAGVRTGRPIDSLNPATIPPHPLPQERVPVPPYPGFSAVMTMLSWPSAI